Part of the Microbacterium sp. Clip185 genome is shown below.
GGGACATCCCGGGCACGCAGACCCGGAATGCGGTGGGCCCCGACGGCACCGCCGTGACCGTCGCCGTGACCGCGCTGCCGTGGGCGGTGGTCCCCCAGGACGACCAGAAGGTCCTGCTCGACCAGTACCGGATCGTCGTCGACGCACTCGACGCGACGCTGTGCGAGCGCTGATCGCCACCGCATCCGCGACGGCCGGTCTCCGCCCGCACAGGGGATGGTTGACTGGCACCGTGCTTCCCGCCGCCCCGCCCGCCTCGCGCGCCGCCGCCGCGAGGCGGGCGGTGGTGCCGGCGATCGTCGCGGCGGGCGCGCTCGGCTATCTCGCCGCCGATCTGTGGCTCGACGGCGTCTCCGCCTCGGTGCCCGGAGACATCCCGGCCGTCGTGACCGCCGCCCTCCTCGCCGCGCAAGCCGTTCTCCTCGTCTTCCGGTTCCGGATGCCGGTTCCGGTCTTCGCGGGCACGGTGCTGCTCGACGCGGTGATCCTCGCCACCTCTGCCGGGGAGCTCGGCGTGGGCTCTGCGGGCGTCATCTTCGCCGCCTACGCGCTCGTGCGGCACGTGCGCCGTGATGTCGCGCTGATCGCGCTCGGTGCGGGCGGCGCCATCACGACCGTCACCGGCTCACTCGCGGCGCTGATCGGTTCGACCGAGACACCCTTCCTGCTCATCCTCAGCGTCGTCGTCCGCTTGGGGCTTCAGTACGCCGCACCCGCCGCCGTCGCCGAATACGCGCTCAGCCGCGAGCGCCTCGTCCAGGCGCTCCGGGAGCAGGCCCGGATGGCCGAGCAGGAACGTCTCGACCGAGCGGAGCGGACGGTGCGCGCCGAGCGGGAGGCCCTCGCACGCGAACTGCACGACATCGCCGGCCATCACCTCTCGGGGATCATCGTCAGCGCGCAGGCCGCCGCAGCCCTCACACGCACGGGCGACCTCGATCGCGTGCGAGAAATGCTGCGAGCCGTGCAAGACGACGCCCGGATCGCACTCGCCGACCTTCGCCGCACGGTCGGATTGCTCCGCAGTGACGACGACGCATCCGGGACCCCGAGCCCGGTTCCGACGATCGGCGGAATCGAGACGCTCGTCGACATCGCCCGCGAGCGCGGCCAGGACATCGCCTTCACGACGCTGGGCGCGCCCTGCCCCCTCGGTGCCCTCGCCGAGGCCACGGCGTACCGGATGGTGCAGGAGTCCCTCTCCAATGCCGCCCGTCACGCACCCGGCGCCTCGTGCGAGGTGACCATCCGCTCCGACGAGGATGCGGTGGAGATCACCGTTTCCAACACTGCACCCCCCGCGGGCACGCCCCGCGGGGCATCGCGAAGCGGATACGGTCTCGCCGGGATGGCCGAACGCTCCGAGCTGATCGGCGCGCAGCTGACGGCGGGCGCGAGCGCCGACGGCGGATGGACCAACCGCCTCCGCATTCCCTTCGACCCCCGGAGTACCGCATGATCCGCATCCTCATCGCCGACGATCAGGCCGTCGTCCGGGCGGGCCTGGCGGTGATCCTCGGCACCGAGAGCGACATGGAGGTCGTCGGCGAAGCGACCGACGGCGCAGACGCGGTGCGCCTGACGCGGAGCCTTCGTCCCGACGTCGTCTGCATGGACGTGCGGATGCCGGGCACCGACGGCATCGCGGCGACCCGAGAGATCACCGGCGACCCGACGCTTGCCACCGACGTGCTGATCCTCACCACGTTCGATGTCGACGCCGACGTGTTCGCCGCGCTCGAAGCGGGAGCAGCGGGCTTTCTGCTCAAGGGCGCCGACGAGCACACGCTCCTGTCGGCCGTGCGCTCGGTCGCGGCTGGAGAGGGCACCCTCGATCAACGGCTGACGCGCCGCATCCTGCGGGAGTTCGGCGAGCGCCGTCGCCCGGGTGCGGCGCGGGCGACGTCTGCAGCTGTGGTGCTCACCGACCGGGAGCGGGAGGTGCTGGGGCTCCTCGCCGAAGGGTTGTCGAACGCCGAGATCGCCGAGCGCCTCTTCGTGGAGCAGACGACGGTGAAATACCACCTGGCCGGCATCCTGCAGAAGACCGGTGCGCGTGACCGGCTCCAGGCGGTGCTCTGGGGAATCCGCGCCGGCGTCGTCCACGTGGCTTAGGCGCGCTCGCTGTCGATCCGGAGCCGTTCCCAGGAGGCAGCGTCGTCCAGCGCGGCCAACAGCTCATCGGTGCGGGGGCTCGGCGTCTCGATCTGTGCGAGCAGCGCCGCGTTGCCGGTGCGCCTCGCCGCGGCGAGGGTGCGGGAGCGGTCGTGGTGATAGACGCCGGACGTCGCGCGCAGGGCGGCTTCGGCTCCTCGCAGTTGCACCTCACGCCGCAGATCGAGCAGCACGATCATGTCCTGCACGTGCTCGGGGAGCCCCGCGAACTCGGGCGAGCTCGGGAAGCCGTCGGGCTGCGACGGCCGCGCCAGCCAGAGGAAGCCGAGCAGTTCGTCGGGCACAAGCCCGCGAACAGTGGACTCCGCGATCCGGAGCTCGTCGCCGAGCGCGGCGCGGGCATGGACATCCGCGCGCCCGTCGGGGGCCAAGCGGACGGCGGCTCTGCCGAGAAGCTGCTGCGCGCGGACCGCGCGATCAGAAAGGGGAGCCGCCCCCGCATCCGCCTCCTGGTGCCGATTGCGGGCGCGCAGCCAGACGGAGGCGACCGCGATGGCCGCGGGAACGAAGACGCACCCGATCGCGAAGGCGATGATCACCGCCCGCACGGCACCGCCAGCCGACGCATCGGTGGCGAGGAACAGGATCGCCACGATGCCGAGGAGGGTCGCGGCGGCCCCCAGGGCCGACCTCAGCGCTCGGCGCACCGGCCGCCCGCGCGGCGGAGCCTCCGGCACGCGATCAGCCCTTCGAGGTGAACGACCACAGGTTGTCGACGCCGCCGGAGGTCGCCACCACCGCGACATCCTGGTGGATGTCTGCGCGGTCGAACAGCTGCGTCACACACGCGCTGACCCCGAAGCGCTCCTGGAACCACAGCGACAGCGCCTGCTGCTGCGAGATGCGCCAGGCGAAGAAGCTCGCCTGCTTGTTGTTGCGCGCCTTCCAGGTGATCTTCTCATCGGCCCGCGTGAGCTCGACGGGGAGCGCCGTCTGGATCGCGAGCTCGACGGCGTCGAGGTCGGGGCTCACGCGCGCGGGGTCCCAGTAGGTGCGGATGACGAACCCTGTGCCCTTGCCGCCGGGCGCGGGGAACCCCCGGTAGACGCCGACATAACGCGCGTCCGCCTGATTCCAGAGCTCGAGCGCCGCCTTCGCCGACTTCTTGACGCCGAAGACACCCCCCTCATCGGTGAGCGCAAGAAACGCCTCCGGCGTCGTCAGGGATGCGGCGAGGGCAGCGTGATCGGGCATGGGTGTTCTCCGTTCGGGCGCGGGGTGTTCGCTGTGGAGCACAGCATAGGGAGAACAGAGGTTCCGCCGCGGGCGTCATCCACATGGCCCTCGTCGCCCGGTCGGCAGGTAGCGGCTCAGCTGCTGAGTGCGGGCGACGATGTCTCTCAGCGACTCGAGCGAACCCGTGATGATCCCCACGGCGCGGGCCTGCACGAGCAGGTTGCCCAGCGCGGTCGCTTCGACGGGTCCGGCGACGACGGGCACGCCCGCCGCATCCGCCGTCCGCTGGCACAGCAGCTCGTTGAGCGCGCCGCCGCCGACGATGTGCACGACCGACAGGGGGATGCCCGAGAGCTCCGCCGCGGTGTGGGCCGTCGCGGCGAAGGCGGCGGCGAGCGATTCGACGATGCTCCTGGCGTACTCGGCCTGCGTGCGAGGGGCGCGCAGACCCTGCTCGTCGCACCAGGCGTCGATCCGCGAGATCATGTCGCCGGGGGGCAGGAATCTCGCATCGTCGACGTCGAAGACGGGCACATCCCGTGCCGGCACATCACGCGCGGCGTCGAGCAGAGCGGAGAGCTCGACCGAATGGCCTGCGGCCTCCCAGCCCCGAATGGTCTCGCTGAGAATCCACAGCCCCATGACGTTGCGGAGCAGTCGCACGCGGCCGTCGACGCCGGCTTCGTTGGTGAACTTGGCCGCGAGGGCGGCGGGGGTCACCACGGGCGACGACACCTCGGTGCCCACCAATCCCCACGTCCCGCAGGAGATGTACGCGGCACCTTCGGTGTTCATCGGCACCGCGACCACCGCAGATGCGGTGTCGTGGGATCCGACCGCCGTGACCGGGACACCGGCACGCGCGCCCAGCGCATCGGAGACGGGGGCACGGAGTTCGCCGATCGTCTCTCCCGGGGAGATGAGCTCCGGAAGGAGCGAACGGCGAAGCCCCAGCTCGTCCAGGAGATGCAGGTCCCAGAATCCGGTGCGGACATCGATCAGCCCGGTGGTCGACGCGTTCGTCGCCTCCGCGCGCTGCTCGCCGGTCAGCCAGTACGCGAACAGGTCGGGAATGAGCAGGATCCGATCCGCGAGAGCGAGCGTCTCGTCGTCCTCGGCCGCGAGCTGGTACAGCGTGTTGAACGGCAGGAACTGCAGTCCGTTGCGTGCGAACAGCTCTCGGTGCGTGAATCGGCTGTGCACCCGACGGACGCCGCGAGCAGTTCGTTCGTCCCGATAGTGGACGGGGTTGCCCAGAAGAGCTCCTGACCGCATCAATCCGTAGTCCACCGCCCAGGAATCGATCCCCACCGTTCGAAGCCCCGGCTCCCTGCGCACCACGTCGCGCAACCCCGCGACCGCGGACCCGTAGAGATGGAGGATGTCCCAGTGCAGCGCATCGGGCGTGCGGACCGGCGTGTTGGAGAACCGCGCGACGGTCTCGGTCTCGAGGATGTCCGGCCCGACGTGGCCGAGGATCACGCGCCCGCTGGTGGCGCCGAGATCGATGGCCGCCAGCGCGCCCGACGTCATCGATGTCATCGCAGGAACGCCGCGGCGACGCCGGAGTCGACGGGGACGTGCAGTCCGGTGGTGCGACTCAGCTCCGGACCGGTCAGAACATAGACCGCATCCGCGACGTTCTCGGGGACGACCTCGCGCTTGAGGATCGTGCGGTTGGCATAGAACTGTCCGAGATCCTCTTCCTTCACACCGTAGGTGGCGGCCCGGTTCGCGCCCCAGCCGGCGGCGAAGATGCCGGAGCCGCGTACGACGCCGTCGGGGTTGATGCCGTTCACGCGCACGCCGTGCTCGCCGAGCTCGACGGCTAGCAGACGCACCTGGTGCGCCTGGTCGGCCTTGGTCGCCGAGTAGGCGATGTTGTTCGGCCCCGCGAAGACCGAGTTCTTCGAAGAGATGTAGATCACATCGCCGCCCATCCGCTGTTCGATGAGCACCTTGGCGGCGGCCTTCGACACGAGGAAGGAGCCCTTGGCCATCACGTCGTGCTGCAGGTCCCAGTCCTTCTCGGTGGTCTCCAGCAGCGGCTTCGACAGCGAGAGCCCCGCGTTGTTCACCACGAGGTCGAGGCCGCCGAACGCGAGAAGGGTCGCGTCGATGGCCGCCTGCACGCCTTCCGCGTCTGCCACGTTGGCGGCGACGCCGATCGCGACGTCCGTGCCGCCCAGCTCTGCGGCAGCGGCCCGCGCCTTCTCGAGATCGAGGTCGGCGACGACCACGCACGCGCCCTCGGCGGCGAGGCGCGTCGCGATGGCCTTGCCGATGCCGGATGCGGCTCCCGTCACGAACGCGATCCGGCCCTGATGGGTCTTCGGCTTCGGCATGCGCTGAAGCTTGGCCTCTTCCAGCGCCCAGTACTCGATGCGGAACTTCTCGGCATCCGAGATCGGCGCGTAGCTCGAGAGAGCCTCGGCGCCACGCATGACGTTGATGGCGTTGACGTAGAACTCGCCGGCCACCCGCGCGGTCTGCTTGTTCGCCCCGTAGCTGAACATGCCGACGCCGGGCACGAGCACGATGAGGGGATCGGCGCCACGCATGGCGGGCGAGTCCGCATCCGCGTGAGCGTCGTAGTACGCCTTGTAGTCCTCGCGGTACTGCTGGTGCAGTTCGTGCAGACGAGCGATCTGCTCGTCTACCGAAGCGGTCGCGGGCAGGTCGAGGATGAGCGGCTTGACCTTGGTGCGCAGGAAGTGGTCGGGGCAGCTCGTGCCGAGCGCCGCGAGCGCGGGCGCCTTCTCGGACGCGAGGAAGTCGAGCACCACCGCACTGTCGGTGTAGTGGCCGACGACGGGACGGTCGGTCGAGGCGAGCCCGCGAATCGTGGGCGCGAGAGCTGCCGCGCGCGCACGCCGCTCCGTCTCCTCGAGTGCCTCGAAGCCGGAACGCACGTCGCCGAAGGGGGCCGCGATGCCGTGGTTGTCGATGTACTCCTGCGCGGTGGCGA
Proteins encoded:
- a CDS encoding rhamnulokinase, whose product is MTSGALAAIDLGATSGRVILGHVGPDILETETVARFSNTPVRTPDALHWDILHLYGSAVAGLRDVVRREPGLRTVGIDSWAVDYGLMRSGALLGNPVHYRDERTARGVRRVHSRFTHRELFARNGLQFLPFNTLYQLAAEDDETLALADRILLIPDLFAYWLTGEQRAEATNASTTGLIDVRTGFWDLHLLDELGLRRSLLPELISPGETIGELRAPVSDALGARAGVPVTAVGSHDTASAVVAVPMNTEGAAYISCGTWGLVGTEVSSPVVTPAALAAKFTNEAGVDGRVRLLRNVMGLWILSETIRGWEAAGHSVELSALLDAARDVPARDVPVFDVDDARFLPPGDMISRIDAWCDEQGLRAPRTQAEYARSIVESLAAAFAATAHTAAELSGIPLSVVHIVGGGALNELLCQRTADAAGVPVVAGPVEATALGNLLVQARAVGIITGSLESLRDIVARTQQLSRYLPTGRRGPCG
- a CDS encoding bifunctional aldolase/short-chain dehydrogenase, whose product is MSATSSAPSPAVAALVARSNRLGADPRTTNFAGGNTSAKGSAVDPVTGEEIQLLWVKGSGGDLGTLTEQGLAVLRLDRVRALVDVYPGVEREDEMVAAFDYCLHGKGGAAPSIDTAMHGLVDAAHVDHLHPDAGIAIATAADGEKLTREIFGGDVVWVPWRRPGFQLGLDIAEIKRSNPQAIGCILGGHGITAWGETSEEAEANSLRIIATAQEYIDNHGIAAPFGDVRSGFEALEETERRARAAALAPTIRGLASTDRPVVGHYTDSAVVLDFLASEKAPALAALGTSCPDHFLRTKVKPLILDLPATASVDEQIARLHELHQQYREDYKAYYDAHADADSPAMRGADPLIVLVPGVGMFSYGANKQTARVAGEFYVNAINVMRGAEALSSYAPISDAEKFRIEYWALEEAKLQRMPKPKTHQGRIAFVTGAASGIGKAIATRLAAEGACVVVADLDLEKARAAAAELGGTDVAIGVAANVADAEGVQAAIDATLLAFGGLDLVVNNAGLSLSKPLLETTEKDWDLQHDVMAKGSFLVSKAAAKVLIEQRMGGDVIYISSKNSVFAGPNNIAYSATKADQAHQVRLLAVELGEHGVRVNGINPDGVVRGSGIFAAGWGANRAATYGVKEEDLGQFYANRTILKREVVPENVADAVYVLTGPELSRTTGLHVPVDSGVAAAFLR
- a CDS encoding sensor histidine kinase is translated as MLPAAPPASRAAAARRAVVPAIVAAGALGYLAADLWLDGVSASVPGDIPAVVTAALLAAQAVLLVFRFRMPVPVFAGTVLLDAVILATSAGELGVGSAGVIFAAYALVRHVRRDVALIALGAGGAITTVTGSLAALIGSTETPFLLILSVVVRLGLQYAAPAAVAEYALSRERLVQALREQARMAEQERLDRAERTVRAEREALARELHDIAGHHLSGIIVSAQAAAALTRTGDLDRVREMLRAVQDDARIALADLRRTVGLLRSDDDASGTPSPVPTIGGIETLVDIARERGQDIAFTTLGAPCPLGALAEATAYRMVQESLSNAARHAPGASCEVTIRSDEDAVEITVSNTAPPAGTPRGASRSGYGLAGMAERSELIGAQLTAGASADGGWTNRLRIPFDPRSTA
- a CDS encoding response regulator, with amino-acid sequence MIRILIADDQAVVRAGLAVILGTESDMEVVGEATDGADAVRLTRSLRPDVVCMDVRMPGTDGIAATREITGDPTLATDVLILTTFDVDADVFAALEAGAAGFLLKGADEHTLLSAVRSVAAGEGTLDQRLTRRILREFGERRRPGAARATSAAVVLTDREREVLGLLAEGLSNAEIAERLFVEQTTVKYHLAGILQKTGARDRLQAVLWGIRAGVVHVA